From the genome of Vulpes lagopus strain Blue_001 chromosome 2, ASM1834538v1, whole genome shotgun sequence, one region includes:
- the BICRA gene encoding BRD4-interacting chromatin-remodeling complex-associated protein isoform X2 produces the protein MDDEDGRCLLDVICDPQALNDFLHGSEKLDGDDLLDNPGEAQSAFYEGPGLHVQEASGNHLSPEPTQPAPSVDLDFLEDAILGSPAAGGGGGGGGADQPCDILQQSLQEANITEQTLEAEAELDLGPFQLPTLQPADGGAGPAGAGGAAAVAAGPQALFPGGTDLLGLQAPPTVLTHQALVPPQDVVNKALSVQPFLQPVGLGNVTLQPIPGLQGLPNGSPGGATAATLGLAPIQVVGQPVMALNPPTSQLLAKQVPVSGYLASAAGPSEPVTLASAGVSPQGAGLVIQKNLPTAVATTLNGNSVFGGAGAATAAASGAPSGQPLAVAPGLGTSPLVPAPNVILHRTPTPIQPKPAGVLPPKLYQLTPKPFAPAGTTLTIQGEAGGLPQQPKAPQNLTFMAAGKAGQNVVLSGFPAPALPANVFKQPPATTTGAAPPQPPGALSKPMSVHLLNQGSSIVIPAQHMLPGQNQFLLPGAPAVQLPQTLSALPTNVGGQILAAAAPHAGGQLIANPILTNQNLAGPLSLGPVLAPHSGTHSAAHILSAAPIQVGQPALFQMPVSLAAGSLPTQSQPAPTGPAATTVLQGVTLPPSAVAMLNAPDGLVQPATPAAAGEAAPVLAVQTAPQAPPAVSTPLPLGLQPPPPAQQQPQQQQPPPPPQAPTPQATAPPQATTPQPSPGLASSPEKIVLGQPPSAATTAILTQDSLQMFLPQIPAAAPLKGPGPSSSPSLPHQAPLGDSPHLPSPHPARPPSRPPSRPHSRPPSQPQSLSRPPSEPTLHPCPPPQAPPTLPGIFVIQNQLGVPPPASTPAPTAPGPPQPPLRPPSQPPEGPLPPAPHLPPASTSSGAASTDTSTRLPAPTPADFQLQFPPGQGPHKSPTPPPTLHLLPEPAAPPPPPPRTFQMVTTPFPALSQPKALLERFHQVPSGIILQNKAGGAPAAPQTSANLGPLASPTASVLVGGQAPSGTPAAPSHPPAPAPVATAGLPPLLPAESKAFASNLPTLSVAKAAVAGPGKSSGLQYESKMSSLKKPPTLQPSKEACFLEHLHKHQGSVLHPDYKTAFPSFEDALHRLLPYHVYQGALPSPNDYHKVDEEFETVSTQLLKRTQAMLNKYRLLLLEESRRVSPSAEMVMIDRMFIQEEKTTLALDKQLAKEKPDEYVSSSRSLGLPIAASSEGHRLPGHGPPPSSASGAPAQPPLHLPTKLVIRHGGAGGSPSVTWARASSSLSSSSSSSAASSLDADEDGPMPSRNRPPIKTYEARSRIGLKLKIKQEAGLSKVVHNTALDPVHQPPPPAAPKAAEPPPRPPPPPPAPGQMNGTVDHPPPAAADRKPPALAPHCPRLPLRKTYRENVEALGGAAGEGAGAGAGAAAARARGGSPAPLPTKVDEATSGLIRELAAVEDELYQRMLKGAPPEPAAPAGQGSGSRDPGWEAPPAKRRKSESPDVDQASFSSDSPQDDTLTEHLQSAIDSILNLQQAPGRTPAPPYPHAAPTAVPPASPSPLHRPEAYPPSSHNGGLGARTLNR, from the exons CTCCATGTGCAAGAAGCTTCTGGCAACCACTTGAGCCCAGAGCCCACGCAGCCAGCCCCCAGCGTGGACCTAGACTTCCTGGAAGATGCGATCCTGGGCTCTCCTGCCgcagggggcggcgggggtggTGGAGGCGCCGACCAGCCCTGCGACATCCTCCAGCAGAGCCTCCAAGAGGCCAATATCACTGAGCAGACACTTGAGGCCGAGGCCGAGCTGGACCTGGGCCCCTTCCAGCTGCCCACCCTCCAGCCCGCCGATGGTGGAGCAGGCCCGGCCGGTGCTGGTGGGGCCGCTGCCGTGGCCgctgggccccaggccctgtTCCCGGGCGGCACCGACCTGCTGGGgctgcaggccccgcccaccgTGCTGACCCACCAGGCCTTGGTGCCACCCCAGGACGTGGTCAACAAAGCCCTGAGCGTCCAGCCCTTCCTGCAGCCCGTGGGCCTGGGCAATGTGACCCTGCAGcccatcccgggcctccagggcCTGCCCAACGGCAGTCCCGGGGGTGCCACGGCGGCCACGCTCGGCCTGGCGCCCATCCAGGTGGTGGGCCAGCCCGTCATGGCACTCAACCCGCCCACCTCCCAGCTCCTGGCCAAGCAGGTGCCCGTCAGCGGCTATCTGGCCTCGGCGGCCGGCCCCTCGGAGCCGGTGACCCTGGCATCGGCCGGCGTCTCGCCCCAGGGGGCCGGCCTGGTCATTCAGAAGAACCTCCCCACCGCCGTGGCCACCACGCTCAATGGGAACTCGGTGTTCGGAGGGGCGGGAGCTGCCACAGCGGCGGCCAGCGGGGCGCCCTCGGGGCAGCCGCTGGCGGTGGCCCCCGGCCTCGGCACGTCGCCGCTGGTTCCGGCGCCCAACGTGATCCTGCATCGCACGCCCACGCCCATCCAGCCCAAGCCTGCCGGCGTGCTGCCCCCCAAGCTCTACCAGCTGACACCCAAGCCGTTCGCCCCTGCGGGCACCACACTCACCATCCAGGGCGAGGCCGGGGGCCTCCCGCAGCAGCCCAAGGCCCCCCAGAACCTGACTTTCATGGCAGCGGGCAAGGCCGGCCAGAACGTGGTGCTGTCGGGCTTCCCCGCGCCTGCCCTGCCGGCCAATGTCTTCAAGCAGCCTCCGGCCACCACGACGGGCGccgccccgccgcagccccccgGGGCCCTGAGCAAGCCCATGAGCGTCCACCTGTTGAACCAGGGCAGCAGCATCGTCATCCCCGCCCAGCACATGCTGCCGGGCCAGAACCAGTTCCTGCTGCCCGGCGCGCCCGCCGTCCAGCTCCCCCAGACGCTCTCGGCCCTGCCCACCAATGTCGGGGGGCAGATCCTGGCGGCCGCGGCCCCCCACGCGGGCGGACAGCTCATCGCAAACCCCATCCTCACCAACCAGAACCTGGCGGGTCCGCTGAGCCTGGGCCCCGTGCTGGCCCCCCACTCCGGGACCCACAGCGCGGCCCACATCCTCTCGGCCGCCCCCATCCAGGTGGGCCAGCCGGCACTCTTCCAGATGCCCGTGTCACTGGCCGCGGGCAGCCTGCCCACGCAGAGCCAGCCAGCGCCCACCGGCCCCGCTGCCACTACCGTCCTCCAGGGGGTCACCCTGCCCCCCAGCGCCGTGGCCATGCTCAACGCCCCTGATGGGCTGGTGCAGCCGGCCACCCCTGCCGCCGCCGGAGAGGCCGCACCTGTCCTCGCCGTGCAGACGGCCCCCCAGGCGCCGCCGGCGGTCAGCACCCCACTGCCTTTGGGCCTCCAGCCGCCGCCACCTGcgcagcagcagccacagcagcagcagccgccgccgcccccacAGGCCCCTACCCCTCAGGCCACCGCACCGCCTCAGGCCaccaccccccagcccagcccaggcctggcGTCCAGCCCCGAGAAGATCGTCCTGGGACAGCCGCCCTCTGCCGCCACCACGGCCATCCTCACTCAGGACTCCCTGCAGATGTTCCTGCCTCAG atCCCGGCAGCGGCTCCACTGAAGGGCCCAGGCCCCTCCTCGTCCCCGTCACTACCTCACCAAGCCCCTCTGGGAGacagcccccacctgccctccccacatcccgccaggcctccctcccgcccgccctcccgACCCCACTCCcgccctccctcccagccccagagCTTATCCCGTCCACCCTCAGAGCCCACCCTGcacccttgccccccaccccaggcaccccccaccctgcctggcATCTTTGTCATCCAGAACCAGCTGGGGGTCCCCCCGCCTGCCAGCACCCCGGCCCCCACTGCCCCgggccccccccaaccccccctgcgccccccatCCCAACCCCCAGAGGGGCCgctgcccccagctccccaccttcctcctgcctccacctcctcTGGGGCGGCCTCCACGGATACGTCCACCAGGCTGCCAGCCCCTACGCCAGCTGACTTCCAGCTCCAGTTCCCGCCTGGCCAGGGGCCCCACAAGTCCCCCACGCCCCCTCCGACCCTCCACCTGCTCCCTGAGCCCGCAGCGCCCCCCCCACCGCCTCCTCGGACCTTCCAGATGGTGACCACCCCTTTCCCGGCGCTGTCCCAGCCGAAGGCTCTGCTCGAGAGATTTCACCAG GTGCCGTCCGGGATCATCCTCCAGAACAAGGCCGGGGGAGCCCCTGCCGCCCCGCAGACCTCCGCCAACCTGGGGCCTCTCGCCAGCCCCACCGCCTCTGTGCTGGTCGGCGGGCAGGCCCCATCCGGGACCCCCGCTGCCCCCAGCCATCCCCCTGCCCCGGCACCCGTGGCTACCGCAG gcctccctcctctgcttcctgccGAGAGCAAAGCTTTTGCCAGCAACCTCCCGACCCTGAGCGTGGCCAAGGCGGCTGTGGCTGGACCGGGGAAGTCCTCTGGGCTGCAG TATGAGAGCAAGATGAGCAGTCTGAAGAAACCCCCCACGCTTCAGCCCAGTAAGGAAGCCTG TTTCCTGGAACATTTGCACAAACATCAGGGCTCCGTCCTACACCCTGACTACAAGACGGCCTTCCCCTCCTTCGAAGATGCTCTGCATCGCCTCCTGCCCTACCATGTCTACCAgggtgccctcccctcccccaacgaCTACCACAAAG TGGATGAGGAGTTTGAGACGGTCTCCACGCAGCTGCTGAAACGCACCCAGGCCATGCTCAACAAATACCGCCTCCTGCTCCTGGAGGAGTCCCGG AGGGTGAGCCCCTCCGCGGAGATGGTAATGATCGACCGAATGTTCATTCAGGAGGAGAAGACCACCCTTGCCTTGGACAAACAACTGGCCAAGGAGAAGCCCg ACGAGTATGTGTCTTCCTCCCGCTCGCTTGGCCTCCCCATCGCTGCCTCTTCCGAGGGACACCGGCTCCCTGGCCACGGCCCACCGCCCTCCTCGGCGTCGGGGGcccccgcgcagccccctctgcaccTGCCAACCAAGCTGGTGATTCGGCACGGGGGGGCGGGCGGCTCCCCTTCCGTGACCTGGGCGCGGGcgtcctcctccctgtcctcctcctcgtcctcctccgcCGCCTCCTCCTTGGACGCCGACGAGGACGGCCCCATGCCCTCGCGCAACCGCCCCCCCATCAAGACCTACGAGGCGCGCAGCCGCATCGGCCTCAAGCTCAAGATCAAGCAGGAAGCGGGGCTCAGCAAGGTCGTCCACAACACCGCCCTGGACCCCGTGCACcagccgccgccccccgccgcgcccaaggccgccgagcccccgccccggcccccgccgccgccccccgcgccgggcCAGATGAACGGCACCGTGGACcacccgccgcccgccgccgccgacCGCAAGCCCCCGGCCCTGGCCCCCCACTGCCCGCGGCTGCCCCTGCGGAAGACGTACCGCGAGAACGTGGAGGCCCTGGGCGGCGCGGCCGGGGagggcgccggggcgggggccggggccgccgccgccagAGCCCGGGGAGGCAGCCCGGCGCCGCTGCCCACCAAAGTGGACGAGGCCACCAGCGGGCTGATCCGCGAGCTGGCGGCGGTGGAGGACGAGCTGTACCAGCGCATGCTCAAGGGCGCGCCCCCGgagcccgcggcccccgccgggCAGGGCAGCGGCAGCAGGGACCCCGGCTGGGAGGCGCCCCCCGCCAAGCGGCGCAAATCCGAGTCGCCCGACGTGGACCAGGCCAGCTTCTCCAGCGACAGTCCGCAGGACGACACGCTCACGGAGCACCTGCAGAGCGCCATCGACAGCATCCTGAACCTCCAGCAGGCCCCGGGCCGGACACCTGCGCCCCCGTACCCCCACGCCGCCCCGACGGCGGTCCCGCCGGCCTCCCCGTCGCCCCTGCACAGGCCCGAGGCCTACCCGCCTTCCAGTCACAACGGTGGCCTCGGCGCCAGGACGTTGAACAGATAA
- the BICRA gene encoding BRD4-interacting chromatin-remodeling complex-associated protein isoform X1: MDDEDGRCLLDVICDPQALNDFLHGSEKLDGDDLLDNPGEAQSAFYEGPGLHVQEASGNHLSPEPTQPAPSVDLDFLEDAILGSPAAGGGGGGGGADQPCDILQQSLQEANITEQTLEAEAELDLGPFQLPTLQPADGGAGPAGAGGAAAVAAGPQALFPGGTDLLGLQAPPTVLTHQALVPPQDVVNKALSVQPFLQPVGLGNVTLQPIPGLQGLPNGSPGGATAATLGLAPIQVVGQPVMALNPPTSQLLAKQVPVSGYLASAAGPSEPVTLASAGVSPQGAGLVIQKNLPTAVATTLNGNSVFGGAGAATAAASGAPSGQPLAVAPGLGTSPLVPAPNVILHRTPTPIQPKPAGVLPPKLYQLTPKPFAPAGTTLTIQGEAGGLPQQPKAPQNLTFMAAGKAGQNVVLSGFPAPALPANVFKQPPATTTGAAPPQPPGALSKPMSVHLLNQGSSIVIPAQHMLPGQNQFLLPGAPAVQLPQTLSALPTNVGGQILAAAAPHAGGQLIANPILTNQNLAGPLSLGPVLAPHSGTHSAAHILSAAPIQVGQPALFQMPVSLAAGSLPTQSQPAPTGPAATTVLQGVTLPPSAVAMLNAPDGLVQPATPAAAGEAAPVLAVQTAPQAPPAVSTPLPLGLQPPPPAQQQPQQQQPPPPPQAPTPQATAPPQATTPQPSPGLASSPEKIVLGQPPSAATTAILTQDSLQMFLPQERSQQPLSADGPHLSVPASVIVSAPPPAQDPAPSTPIAKGAGLGPQAPDSQASPAPAPQIPAAAPLKGPGPSSSPSLPHQAPLGDSPHLPSPHPARPPSRPPSRPHSRPPSQPQSLSRPPSEPTLHPCPPPQAPPTLPGIFVIQNQLGVPPPASTPAPTAPGPPQPPLRPPSQPPEGPLPPAPHLPPASTSSGAASTDTSTRLPAPTPADFQLQFPPGQGPHKSPTPPPTLHLLPEPAAPPPPPPRTFQMVTTPFPALSQPKALLERFHQVPSGIILQNKAGGAPAAPQTSANLGPLASPTASVLVGGQAPSGTPAAPSHPPAPAPVATAGLPPLLPAESKAFASNLPTLSVAKAAVAGPGKSSGLQYESKMSSLKKPPTLQPSKEACFLEHLHKHQGSVLHPDYKTAFPSFEDALHRLLPYHVYQGALPSPNDYHKVDEEFETVSTQLLKRTQAMLNKYRLLLLEESRRVSPSAEMVMIDRMFIQEEKTTLALDKQLAKEKPDEYVSSSRSLGLPIAASSEGHRLPGHGPPPSSASGAPAQPPLHLPTKLVIRHGGAGGSPSVTWARASSSLSSSSSSSAASSLDADEDGPMPSRNRPPIKTYEARSRIGLKLKIKQEAGLSKVVHNTALDPVHQPPPPAAPKAAEPPPRPPPPPPAPGQMNGTVDHPPPAAADRKPPALAPHCPRLPLRKTYRENVEALGGAAGEGAGAGAGAAAARARGGSPAPLPTKVDEATSGLIRELAAVEDELYQRMLKGAPPEPAAPAGQGSGSRDPGWEAPPAKRRKSESPDVDQASFSSDSPQDDTLTEHLQSAIDSILNLQQAPGRTPAPPYPHAAPTAVPPASPSPLHRPEAYPPSSHNGGLGARTLNR; the protein is encoded by the exons CTCCATGTGCAAGAAGCTTCTGGCAACCACTTGAGCCCAGAGCCCACGCAGCCAGCCCCCAGCGTGGACCTAGACTTCCTGGAAGATGCGATCCTGGGCTCTCCTGCCgcagggggcggcgggggtggTGGAGGCGCCGACCAGCCCTGCGACATCCTCCAGCAGAGCCTCCAAGAGGCCAATATCACTGAGCAGACACTTGAGGCCGAGGCCGAGCTGGACCTGGGCCCCTTCCAGCTGCCCACCCTCCAGCCCGCCGATGGTGGAGCAGGCCCGGCCGGTGCTGGTGGGGCCGCTGCCGTGGCCgctgggccccaggccctgtTCCCGGGCGGCACCGACCTGCTGGGgctgcaggccccgcccaccgTGCTGACCCACCAGGCCTTGGTGCCACCCCAGGACGTGGTCAACAAAGCCCTGAGCGTCCAGCCCTTCCTGCAGCCCGTGGGCCTGGGCAATGTGACCCTGCAGcccatcccgggcctccagggcCTGCCCAACGGCAGTCCCGGGGGTGCCACGGCGGCCACGCTCGGCCTGGCGCCCATCCAGGTGGTGGGCCAGCCCGTCATGGCACTCAACCCGCCCACCTCCCAGCTCCTGGCCAAGCAGGTGCCCGTCAGCGGCTATCTGGCCTCGGCGGCCGGCCCCTCGGAGCCGGTGACCCTGGCATCGGCCGGCGTCTCGCCCCAGGGGGCCGGCCTGGTCATTCAGAAGAACCTCCCCACCGCCGTGGCCACCACGCTCAATGGGAACTCGGTGTTCGGAGGGGCGGGAGCTGCCACAGCGGCGGCCAGCGGGGCGCCCTCGGGGCAGCCGCTGGCGGTGGCCCCCGGCCTCGGCACGTCGCCGCTGGTTCCGGCGCCCAACGTGATCCTGCATCGCACGCCCACGCCCATCCAGCCCAAGCCTGCCGGCGTGCTGCCCCCCAAGCTCTACCAGCTGACACCCAAGCCGTTCGCCCCTGCGGGCACCACACTCACCATCCAGGGCGAGGCCGGGGGCCTCCCGCAGCAGCCCAAGGCCCCCCAGAACCTGACTTTCATGGCAGCGGGCAAGGCCGGCCAGAACGTGGTGCTGTCGGGCTTCCCCGCGCCTGCCCTGCCGGCCAATGTCTTCAAGCAGCCTCCGGCCACCACGACGGGCGccgccccgccgcagccccccgGGGCCCTGAGCAAGCCCATGAGCGTCCACCTGTTGAACCAGGGCAGCAGCATCGTCATCCCCGCCCAGCACATGCTGCCGGGCCAGAACCAGTTCCTGCTGCCCGGCGCGCCCGCCGTCCAGCTCCCCCAGACGCTCTCGGCCCTGCCCACCAATGTCGGGGGGCAGATCCTGGCGGCCGCGGCCCCCCACGCGGGCGGACAGCTCATCGCAAACCCCATCCTCACCAACCAGAACCTGGCGGGTCCGCTGAGCCTGGGCCCCGTGCTGGCCCCCCACTCCGGGACCCACAGCGCGGCCCACATCCTCTCGGCCGCCCCCATCCAGGTGGGCCAGCCGGCACTCTTCCAGATGCCCGTGTCACTGGCCGCGGGCAGCCTGCCCACGCAGAGCCAGCCAGCGCCCACCGGCCCCGCTGCCACTACCGTCCTCCAGGGGGTCACCCTGCCCCCCAGCGCCGTGGCCATGCTCAACGCCCCTGATGGGCTGGTGCAGCCGGCCACCCCTGCCGCCGCCGGAGAGGCCGCACCTGTCCTCGCCGTGCAGACGGCCCCCCAGGCGCCGCCGGCGGTCAGCACCCCACTGCCTTTGGGCCTCCAGCCGCCGCCACCTGcgcagcagcagccacagcagcagcagccgccgccgcccccacAGGCCCCTACCCCTCAGGCCACCGCACCGCCTCAGGCCaccaccccccagcccagcccaggcctggcGTCCAGCCCCGAGAAGATCGTCCTGGGACAGCCGCCCTCTGCCGCCACCACGGCCATCCTCACTCAGGACTCCCTGCAGATGTTCCTGCCTCAG GAGAGGAGCCAGCAGCCCCTCTCTGCAGACGGGCCCCACCTCTCCGTGCCCGCCTCGGTCATAGTCAGCGCCCCGCCTCCCGCCCAAGACCCAGCCCCGAGCACCCCCATCGCCAAAGGAGCTGGCCTCGGCCCTCAGGCCCCCGACAGCCAGGCTTCCCCAGCGCCGGCCCCCCAG atCCCGGCAGCGGCTCCACTGAAGGGCCCAGGCCCCTCCTCGTCCCCGTCACTACCTCACCAAGCCCCTCTGGGAGacagcccccacctgccctccccacatcccgccaggcctccctcccgcccgccctcccgACCCCACTCCcgccctccctcccagccccagagCTTATCCCGTCCACCCTCAGAGCCCACCCTGcacccttgccccccaccccaggcaccccccaccctgcctggcATCTTTGTCATCCAGAACCAGCTGGGGGTCCCCCCGCCTGCCAGCACCCCGGCCCCCACTGCCCCgggccccccccaaccccccctgcgccccccatCCCAACCCCCAGAGGGGCCgctgcccccagctccccaccttcctcctgcctccacctcctcTGGGGCGGCCTCCACGGATACGTCCACCAGGCTGCCAGCCCCTACGCCAGCTGACTTCCAGCTCCAGTTCCCGCCTGGCCAGGGGCCCCACAAGTCCCCCACGCCCCCTCCGACCCTCCACCTGCTCCCTGAGCCCGCAGCGCCCCCCCCACCGCCTCCTCGGACCTTCCAGATGGTGACCACCCCTTTCCCGGCGCTGTCCCAGCCGAAGGCTCTGCTCGAGAGATTTCACCAG GTGCCGTCCGGGATCATCCTCCAGAACAAGGCCGGGGGAGCCCCTGCCGCCCCGCAGACCTCCGCCAACCTGGGGCCTCTCGCCAGCCCCACCGCCTCTGTGCTGGTCGGCGGGCAGGCCCCATCCGGGACCCCCGCTGCCCCCAGCCATCCCCCTGCCCCGGCACCCGTGGCTACCGCAG gcctccctcctctgcttcctgccGAGAGCAAAGCTTTTGCCAGCAACCTCCCGACCCTGAGCGTGGCCAAGGCGGCTGTGGCTGGACCGGGGAAGTCCTCTGGGCTGCAG TATGAGAGCAAGATGAGCAGTCTGAAGAAACCCCCCACGCTTCAGCCCAGTAAGGAAGCCTG TTTCCTGGAACATTTGCACAAACATCAGGGCTCCGTCCTACACCCTGACTACAAGACGGCCTTCCCCTCCTTCGAAGATGCTCTGCATCGCCTCCTGCCCTACCATGTCTACCAgggtgccctcccctcccccaacgaCTACCACAAAG TGGATGAGGAGTTTGAGACGGTCTCCACGCAGCTGCTGAAACGCACCCAGGCCATGCTCAACAAATACCGCCTCCTGCTCCTGGAGGAGTCCCGG AGGGTGAGCCCCTCCGCGGAGATGGTAATGATCGACCGAATGTTCATTCAGGAGGAGAAGACCACCCTTGCCTTGGACAAACAACTGGCCAAGGAGAAGCCCg ACGAGTATGTGTCTTCCTCCCGCTCGCTTGGCCTCCCCATCGCTGCCTCTTCCGAGGGACACCGGCTCCCTGGCCACGGCCCACCGCCCTCCTCGGCGTCGGGGGcccccgcgcagccccctctgcaccTGCCAACCAAGCTGGTGATTCGGCACGGGGGGGCGGGCGGCTCCCCTTCCGTGACCTGGGCGCGGGcgtcctcctccctgtcctcctcctcgtcctcctccgcCGCCTCCTCCTTGGACGCCGACGAGGACGGCCCCATGCCCTCGCGCAACCGCCCCCCCATCAAGACCTACGAGGCGCGCAGCCGCATCGGCCTCAAGCTCAAGATCAAGCAGGAAGCGGGGCTCAGCAAGGTCGTCCACAACACCGCCCTGGACCCCGTGCACcagccgccgccccccgccgcgcccaaggccgccgagcccccgccccggcccccgccgccgccccccgcgccgggcCAGATGAACGGCACCGTGGACcacccgccgcccgccgccgccgacCGCAAGCCCCCGGCCCTGGCCCCCCACTGCCCGCGGCTGCCCCTGCGGAAGACGTACCGCGAGAACGTGGAGGCCCTGGGCGGCGCGGCCGGGGagggcgccggggcgggggccggggccgccgccgccagAGCCCGGGGAGGCAGCCCGGCGCCGCTGCCCACCAAAGTGGACGAGGCCACCAGCGGGCTGATCCGCGAGCTGGCGGCGGTGGAGGACGAGCTGTACCAGCGCATGCTCAAGGGCGCGCCCCCGgagcccgcggcccccgccgggCAGGGCAGCGGCAGCAGGGACCCCGGCTGGGAGGCGCCCCCCGCCAAGCGGCGCAAATCCGAGTCGCCCGACGTGGACCAGGCCAGCTTCTCCAGCGACAGTCCGCAGGACGACACGCTCACGGAGCACCTGCAGAGCGCCATCGACAGCATCCTGAACCTCCAGCAGGCCCCGGGCCGGACACCTGCGCCCCCGTACCCCCACGCCGCCCCGACGGCGGTCCCGCCGGCCTCCCCGTCGCCCCTGCACAGGCCCGAGGCCTACCCGCCTTCCAGTCACAACGGTGGCCTCGGCGCCAGGACGTTGAACAGATAA